GTCTCCACAAATCCATGCTTTCCACTTTTCGGAAGGTTTGTGTAAGCAGAGTTCAGGATCCACCTGAGACACAAACCATTATTACGTGTAATTTAGGTATGTATCAGCTAATTTGCATTGTTGTGTTCCTGGAATAACATTCCATATCAATACTACACCATGGTTTGCGATTTTATGCTGGTACGATGGCAAGAGCGTTATCTTACCCATCCTTCAGATATCTACAGCTTCAGGATATTATTTtcttctaaaaagtaactttccagctATGGTTCCAGGGTTGGGAAAGTCTCTAAGGAAATAGTAGCCAAGTAACTATCTAGCAGTTCAGCTCATGTTACATGACGTGATGTTATTCTTTGGTGACACGGGTGGGTTTTGACAATAGGAGAGGTCAGGTCACTAGACATGATATCATTTCTTTTGACACTGAGTCTACCCTGGGACTTAACTCTCAAATGCTAAGTCAGCAGAGAATGAAAAGGGGTGGCTGACATTCCACATCACATTGGAATTAttggagaagggggaaaaaaaagagtCCCATCCACCTCTGTAGCCATACCACAGGGCCATATAGTACTCTAAAGTGCATGGAATCACAGAAAACACCTTTGGTTCTATGAAAAATAACTCCTGAAACTTTATTTGTATGGACTGTTGTGTTTTATCAAGATTCCTGAATGCTACTAATCTAGGCCTTTCTGTCCTCtctcctttctcttctgcagTAGTCTGCTGCTCTGGAGGTTTTTCTTTTATGCCTCCTTTGGGCTTCTTGCTCTTGAAAAACACGCTGACCAGACTGGGTGGTTTCCCTCAAGGACAAAGACTCTGGAGTGGAAAGCCTTTTTTATTGCCTCAGTGGCCCGGATCTTTGGTCCTCGCTGTGAGCAAGAAGAACTCCAACAACCTCCTTCCTCTAAATGAAGCCGATTTGGAAGAGCAGTTTGTCCGCGGTTCTGGACCCGGAGGCCAGGCAACCAATAAAACCAGCAATTGTGTGGTCCTGAAGCATCTTCCCTCAGGGATTGTAGTCAAGGTGATTCATGATGTTGATTTGACATGTGCTTTTGTGCAAAGCTCAGCAGTCTTAGGAACATAAGACGCCCCCTTATAATGAACCAGACCAGAGCTCTCTTGCCCAGCATTGTCAACTCTGACTGGCAGTGGCACGACTCTCCAGTCTAGTGATGCTTGTTTTGACAGGATTCTTTCATAGCTGCCCTGGGGAATCTATGCTATATCTCAATGGCATTCCAGATAAGTACTCTTGGCCTGCTTGTACCCCAATTTCTTGTATGCACTGGTTATATTGGTACCATCCTAACTTTCTGACCACCATCAAACAGCAGACTAGTTTTCTGagtaaattaatttaattttttttctagtgCCATCAGACTAGATCAGTAGAGCAGAACCGCAAGAAAGCCAGAACGATCCTCCAGGAGAAAGTTGATGTTTTCTACAAAGGTGAAAGCAGTGATGTCCTTACGGAGAAGAAGGAATTGGAGAAGAGGAAGCAAGAGAAGAAGAAACGAGCGAAAGAAAACCTTGAAAGGAAAAGGCAGTTGAAAGAAATGCAAGAGTTGGATAAAAAATGATTTGTTTGCTGAAGGGGATCTCTGGGATTTTCTTTCTGGCCCTTTATTTCTTGTGATGTTGAAAACACTTGTTTGGAATCACAAGATTTTatagacaaaaataaaaaaactaaTGGTAACACTGAGCTGTTGTAACTCTTTCTCCTGTGAAGAGTAGTAATCTTCGAGCTGCAAAATGCTTCACCAACCCACAATGATATTTTGATTGTCTATTCAATAAATTTGGTGGAGGTTCAAAAGCAGGAAAGGTGAAGTAACCAAAACTACTTCTACAGGAGCAGAAAAAAAGCTCAGACCCTAGAGCCAAACCCACTCTACTGAGGGTTcccagaagcccccccccccccccaaatgaaatGGTTGTTTTCTGGTTTTCCATgagcccctccaaaaaaaaagttCTAGAAGACAAATTCTGGGCTGCTTTTGAGATCTTGTGAGATTTCAACTTCTGTGCTTTCAGTTGACTGGCAATACAAATTGTTACTGAAAATAAGCTTTATTACATCAAGTAATAAATACATACAAAGTTGCAAAGTTACTGTTGAAATCTGGGAATCAGGCACACAGTTCTTTGGGGCCCTGTGCCAGTTTTGAATCGGCTGCTTTTGTAGAATTTTGTCCTGTATCCATGGACTCTGAAACACATAATAGTCATGCAAAAGGAAATTGggaggaggaattgtttttgAATGGAATGTATGCCCTGTACACCATATTCCAGGTTTAACTCCTAAGAATCGTTTAGCTGTGAGGCAAAGCCGAAAACAAAATGGGTACAGAAATTCAAGTAgtcattttcaaatatttgtaaTTTGAAAAAACCTTTATGCGTTGCCTGTCGTGGGAAGCCCGTGTTTGTCATGGAAAACTTGTATTTTGGAAGATTCTGGGATATATTTTGGGGGCACATGTGCCAATCCTGTGGGCTATTGACTGCCCTGACCACTGTCCCATGTGAATGGACAATGTGCCTTTGAAGAATGGTTCAAACCTTTGGCCTTCCAAAGATTTTGAGCTCTTTGAGCAcagagaattgaagtccaaaatacctgtagGACCAAAGGAGAGAGTCACTGGTCTTGGGAGGAAGGAAGCTCTGGAAAGCTGCTGAGGCCTCCAATCCCCAGGAATGCAACCTGAAATAACACTGGATTATGGAAACAGCTGAAGAAAGAGAACATGagaaagcagagcttggaaatgtttttttttctggacTACATCTGCCAGAATTCCACAGCAAGCATGACCACTgacaaggattctgggagttgtgttcCAAAAAGTAATAATCTCAGGGTCTAAGAGAAAGAATGGAGGATTCAGGGTGGATACAACATGCAGGGGCTTTTCTTTTTCAGTCTTCAAACTGAACGCAGGGAGTGTCTGGACGTCAATGTTGCACACCCTCCTAAAAATAAAAAGTGGGCGTCAGAGGATTTTCATTCGCTCTTTTTGACTGTCTCAAATGGAAGCCCACTATGGTGGTTAACAGCTTTTGAAACAAGCTACCAGGACATGGGGGTATATTTGttcaaagagagaggggggaaccCCAATTCTCTAGTGGGTACCCAAAGCTATTGGATGCATCCCATGTAACGATTGCAATTCCTGGCCACATTTTTGAAAATTGGGTAAGTGGAGTAGAACAATCCAGTTAAGGGGTTTGTTTGACAGTTTCTCTAATTTCCAAAGGAATGGGTGTCTCTCTCTTTTTGGAGAAAAGAGATGGAAAATCCTGCAGCTGGGAAAGGGCTAGGATCTTGCATTCCGCTCAGTTTCTGCCAAACACTCTCTGACTAGTCCTCTTGCATGAATAATGcctgaaaaataaacaaataaatacatcacCTACTCGAATAGTCTTTTAGAACAACTGtaccaattaaaaataataataagcccaAATGATTTGGATCCCACTTAAAACATTAGTACATTTACCTCGTTTTAATCTTTCCATGGCACTTTTACTCCCAGCATAAGTAGGCCTAATTTCTTTTCCTAATTCTTCTATGATAGCCAAAAGTTCTGCATACTTGCTCTGTGGTACTTGACTGCTACCAGTGCCCTGCttcccaaaagaaagaaagaaagaaagaaagaaagaaagaaagaaagaaagaaagaaagaaagaaagaaagagatttgAATTAGACCAAAATAATGCACAAGAATGCAGAAATTGCAACCCCAAATTATCACAGTGCAATCCTATTCATGTTTATTAAGAAGTTAAATCCCACTGTGTTCATTGAGAGATATCCACCATTACGTCTGTAGAGAATTTCCTAGAACttgaaaaaatactttttggcctacaaatcccatacTGTGATAATCCCAAAAGTAATGTTTCAAAGCTCTAGATCAGCCTGAAGTGTGCACTTTAACTGACCATTAAGTGACTTCCAGCTTTTTAAAAACGACTCTACGAAATTTAATCAGTGAATGGGTGTTGAATACATGGCAAACTTGTTAACTTCACCTCCTAAAGAACATGATGATCCATTCTGGATTCTTTGCTTCCTCCTGGCAGGGGTAAGTGTGGCATGAACTGGATGATAGCAAGCTCATCTGCTGACATCAAACCCACACAGCAGCCCCAAAAGGAACATTAAAATGACACTAGAGGTCTTACCTGCACTCCTTGTGTGTAGCCTAGAGACGGGGGTCCGTAGTCGTTTATAAGCTGCCTGTATTGCCCAGAACCTGCCATGCTTGTGGAAGGAGAGTGAACACTCCCAGCTTTAGAGAAATGAAGTAGAAGAACAAGGGTGATTAATTCCCCCGAGACAGCTACATCAATACTTCTTAATATACATTTTGGAGCAAAATCAACATTTCTCTTCCTCATTCCATTAACAACCATTAGAAGCAATGATAATAATGCAGAGGTTAAAATTACATGGGTAGAAACATGAACACAAATGAAGGAGAAAGCCATCTTATAATGACTTTGCATTTATTAAGCTGATTCCAGAAAAATGATGTTACATTAGGTATATATGCAAAGTTTTTCCTAAGTGCTCAAAGCTTGGCACATTTTAATTTCCTTCCACCCACTTCACCCTCCAGCTGGGCTTAGATTTAGCTTGGATATTCTGATAGATCCCAGAAAGTCAACAGATACTGTTGTTCACATATTGCAGATTGAAGCTAAAAGAGAACAGCTCACCCAAAATCTGTAAGGGAAATGCCAACAAAAAGCTGGAGGATATGCTGGAAAAATGATTATGCTTAAGAACATGGGAGAGGACATTTGTCCAAAATGCTCATTGCATTTTTCCAGTGCAGCGGAATTGTCAGGGTAGGATTCTGTGTAGTTTTTAAATGTTCCTGAGTAGGTATTTTTGGCCTATCACCTGATTTAGCATTGTGGGATTCCTCCCCTACCAGGACAAGTGTTTTCCTGATAGAAAATGAACATCCCTTGCTGGCCATATTGCCCATCTGGTGAGCAGGAGAGAGTTCACCTCGATTGTTATGCAGGGCTACGTACACACAGGGTAATTCTTAGGAAGGAAGGCGACAGCTTTATACCAAATCAGACCCTTTGGCTCACTATTGTCAACACTCGATTAACTATCGCTCCTTGGGGTTTCAAGCACTAATTCCTTCAAGGAAATGCTGTCAGGGATGGAACCTGGGACCTCTGGCTAGCAAAGCCTGTGCTCTAGCACTGAGTGCAGGCCTTCCCCTTTGAAACGTGGTGTTCCACAAAAAGCACAAGCAGTAGGCTTATGTGGGGACTAGGCAGCAAGGAACCACAGAGCAGGACCAGCAAATCAAAAGCCATAGTGGGAACCATGTGCATGGTCTCCAAGTCAAGATGCCACCCCCCTCTACCTTCTCCCAGGGAGATGTCCCTCACTACACATCCAAGCTTTCACTAGGGGCCACTACTGAGGTTAAAGGCAGTTTCTCTCAGCCCGCCCCAACCCAACACTGCCCCCTCCCCCAGCCAAGAGAGAACCTGGCATGCATTTACCTGTTCCTTTGCTGTCCGCCTCAAAAAGGTAGTAAGACATTGCCGCAACCACCCGAGTGCCTTATCAGCACCACTGCAGTAGGGCCCGAGAACAAAAGAAAGGGTTTGGACTTGGCTACGGAGCCAGCCAGCCTACCCCTCACCCACCCCCCGTCGCACAATGCAGATGGCCACGTTCGCAACTGTGCCAGCTAAGCCCAGCTGGAGAGTGAGGGTGggtggaaagaaattaaaaacgtaTCCAATCTCCCTTCAAAATGGCACAAACGGTGAAAGAAGAGTTCCttcacccagaggccatctagtccagccctgcTGCTAGAAGGAAGTCTGAGCCACCCAGGCACCTCTCCTGCTCCAAACTGTGGAGCAAGCTAGGGAGTCAAAAAGGAAATAGAGGGGCCGAAGGTGTTTTGTGGAAGGCAGCCAAACCATTCCATCAATGGTGTTGTTTTCTTCAGTAGATGAGACCTGGCTCAGGATTAGGACACGTGCTTATGCATGCAGAAGATCCCCATCATCCTCAGGAGAAAGAATCAAGAAACCAATGAAAGGGGAGATGTCTCCCTGAGATCCTCTGAAAAGCGCACGCCATTCCAGTGAACCAGGTATGCGACTCAACACCCTCATGGGCAGTCCCAGGTCCTCTGAAAACTCCAAACTCAGCCCATTTGAAAAGACAGATTGACTGACTGATTGCAAAAGAACCTGGGAATTGTGCCTCCAGAAGCCAACACTGGGTGCCACCCTCCCTT
This genomic interval from Anolis carolinensis isolate JA03-04 chromosome X, rAnoCar3.1.pri, whole genome shotgun sequence contains the following:
- the cdk2ap1 gene encoding cyclin-dependent kinase 2-associated protein 1 isoform X2, whose amino-acid sequence is MSLLLLGMSYKPNLNAHLGPGAPLSQAGSVHSPSTSMAGSGQYRQLINDYGPPSLGYTQGVQGTGSSQVPQSKYAELLAIIEELGKEIRPTYAGSKSAMERLKRGIIHARGLVRECLAETERNARS
- the cdk2ap1 gene encoding cyclin-dependent kinase 2-associated protein 1 isoform X1; this encodes MSLLLLGMSYKPNLNAHLGPGAPLSQAGSVHSPSTSMAGSGQYRQLINDYGPPSLGYTQGVQQGTGSSQVPQSKYAELLAIIEELGKEIRPTYAGSKSAMERLKRGIIHARGLVRECLAETERNARS
- the cdk2ap1 gene encoding cyclin-dependent kinase 2-associated protein 1 isoform X4 translates to MSYYLFEADSKGTAGSVHSPSTSMAGSGQYRQLINDYGPPSLGYTQGVQGTGSSQVPQSKYAELLAIIEELGKEIRPTYAGSKSAMERLKRGIIHARGLVRECLAETERNARS
- the cdk2ap1 gene encoding cyclin-dependent kinase 2-associated protein 1 isoform X3 gives rise to the protein MSYYLFEADSKGTAGSVHSPSTSMAGSGQYRQLINDYGPPSLGYTQGVQQGTGSSQVPQSKYAELLAIIEELGKEIRPTYAGSKSAMERLKRGIIHARGLVRECLAETERNARS